The Chryseobacterium nakagawai genome has a segment encoding these proteins:
- a CDS encoding RagB/SusD family nutrient uptake outer membrane protein: MKTIKYFISALAVTLITTGCANDLNTLPEGDISGEQLNEDQSKPEKILGGIYLDLRSNGAGGNIGSHSDFGIMGIKAGADLMSNDVIQAKNQHLGMFYNYEATNASNLASEIVWTTFYARIFIINKLLSDLKADASPKNQAIKGQLLALRAYSYFHLIRFYANDYKGHQSDPGLPLVLTTDNPSQGRPRSTVEQVYSQIGQDIEESIVLLESFARPSRAQIDQRTAKAIAADIFLQIGDYAKAVKYAADGKQGIALMTENDYTTTGFSNISNSEVIWGFHNTISTMSIGNYYASFFSMFDNTNEGYAGAAQIYKLIDKRLYDAIPDTDYRKKVFNGSQPAKYTFNGKTKNYPAYVSWKFKDPSMFEGDYIYIRASSLYYIEAEALARQGREAEAKQVLFEIASKRDKAYTLSIKTGADLINEIILQKRIELWGEGYAWFDMKRLNTPLERIYTGTNHTFGRFNLTPDKFKFQIPNKEINNNPQIKQND; this comes from the coding sequence ATGAAAACAATAAAATACTTTATATCAGCATTAGCCGTAACCCTCATTACGACGGGCTGTGCTAATGATCTTAATACTTTACCGGAGGGCGATATTTCCGGTGAGCAATTGAATGAGGATCAGTCAAAGCCTGAAAAGATTCTTGGCGGAATCTATCTTGACCTTCGCAGTAATGGTGCAGGGGGAAACATTGGGTCTCACTCAGACTTCGGAATCATGGGAATAAAAGCAGGTGCAGATTTAATGTCAAATGACGTGATACAGGCAAAAAATCAGCATTTGGGAATGTTTTATAATTATGAAGCTACCAATGCCAGTAATTTGGCTTCAGAAATTGTATGGACCACTTTTTATGCAAGAATATTCATTATCAATAAACTTCTTAGTGATTTAAAAGCAGATGCAAGTCCTAAAAATCAAGCGATTAAAGGACAACTGCTTGCGTTAAGAGCTTATTCTTACTTTCATCTGATCCGTTTTTATGCCAATGATTATAAAGGGCATCAGTCTGATCCGGGGCTTCCATTGGTACTTACCACGGATAATCCCAGCCAGGGACGTCCAAGATCAACGGTAGAACAAGTATATTCACAGATTGGTCAGGATATTGAAGAATCTATTGTTCTTTTGGAGAGCTTTGCCCGTCCATCCAGAGCCCAGATTGATCAGAGAACAGCTAAAGCTATTGCTGCCGATATATTCCTTCAAATTGGAGATTACGCCAAAGCCGTAAAATATGCCGCAGATGGTAAACAAGGGATTGCCCTGATGACAGAAAACGATTATACTACTACCGGGTTTTCCAATATCAGCAATTCTGAGGTAATCTGGGGATTCCATAATACAATTTCTACCATGAGTATCGGAAATTATTATGCTTCTTTCTTCTCTATGTTTGATAATACCAATGAAGGATATGCAGGAGCTGCCCAGATTTATAAGCTTATTGACAAACGTTTGTACGATGCTATTCCGGATACTGATTACCGTAAAAAAGTATTCAATGGAAGCCAGCCTGCCAAGTATACCTTTAACGGAAAGACTAAAAACTATCCTGCCTATGTAAGCTGGAAATTTAAAGATCCAAGCATGTTTGAAGGTGATTATATCTACATCAGAGCCTCTTCTTTATATTATATTGAGGCGGAAGCTCTTGCAAGGCAAGGAAGAGAAGCGGAAGCAAAGCAAGTATTATTTGAAATTGCATCCAAAAGAGACAAAGCCTATACGCTGTCTATCAAAACAGGAGCCGATCTGATTAATGAAATTATCCTTCAAAAAAGAATTGAACTTTGGGGTGAAGGCTACGCCTGGTTTGATATGAAGAGATTGAATACTCCTTTAGAAAGAATATATACAGGAACCAACCATACTTTTGGAAGATTTAACCTCACACCGGATAAATTTAAATTCCAAATCCCGAATAAAGAGATTAATAATAACCCTCAAATCAAACAAAATGACTAG